The following are encoded together in the Capsulimonas corticalis genome:
- a CDS encoding glycoside hydrolase family 2 protein — protein MKNSGAWERKAALAIATISCGALLGSGLPARAADWRLAPGPLMTRWSKEVSPTNALPEYPRPQMTRTQWQNLNGLWDYAVTPKSAANAPGAYDGQILVPYPIESALSGVMKAFLPTQRLWYRRTFTVPADWKGKNLLLHFGAVDWDTEVFLNGKSLGTHRGGYDAFDFDITKDVKEGGPQEIVVSVLDPTDEGWQLRGKQVLHPGGAAYTATSGIWQTVWIEPVSPDHIESLKIVTDAGAGVLHLTVSARIKPGQAPVSVAVSSGASVVATAKATLGAEMSDEAKDTLRGWYKATSALTVTTLDIPIPKAHLWSPDDPFLYSITVTLNGEQETDTVTSYAGVRSLRTGKDEKGNMRLYLNGKVTMLPMALDQGFWPDGIYTAPTDEALRFDLEAFKKLGLYPRKHIKIEPERWYYWADKLGILVLQDMPAGNEGDSYTDSPKSPEAAMQCESEMRTLIQQRWNHPSIISWNMFNEGWGQYNTVATAAWAKQLDPTRLIDEASGFPRHGAGDILDVHGGIPPKSDHEISIDTENGSVGLASPGHDWPIGQLWTPQTFDPATGGAAPPKDGKLAIVDDASKQWFTRHVRGMFRGLWANADSTGQTGDSYCQITDVETEEDGLISYDRAIWKVDPAPIRAAARGEGRAQNVTPLIPTAQTEPAEWSYTTNTPADNWFAPSFRAAGWQTGKSVFGAGVGKVATPWTTSDIWLRKEFTLASTPKAPLLSILHDEDFKVYLNGVLADQEGGYNGSYDDFEIDPKAAATLKPGKNVIAVYCHQTTGGQGIDVGLFDRK, from the coding sequence ATGAAGAATTCTGGCGCCTGGGAGCGCAAGGCGGCGCTCGCGATCGCCACGATCTCATGCGGCGCGCTTTTGGGCTCTGGACTGCCAGCGCGCGCCGCTGACTGGCGTCTCGCGCCGGGGCCGCTGATGACGCGCTGGTCCAAGGAAGTGTCGCCGACGAATGCGCTGCCGGAGTACCCGCGCCCGCAGATGACGCGCACGCAATGGCAAAACCTCAATGGGCTCTGGGATTACGCCGTGACGCCGAAGTCGGCGGCGAACGCGCCCGGCGCTTACGACGGGCAAATTCTCGTGCCGTATCCCATCGAATCCGCGCTTTCGGGCGTCATGAAGGCGTTCCTGCCGACCCAGCGTCTCTGGTATCGACGAACGTTCACCGTTCCCGCCGACTGGAAGGGCAAGAACCTGCTGCTGCACTTCGGCGCCGTCGATTGGGACACTGAAGTCTTTCTCAACGGCAAATCATTGGGAACGCATCGGGGCGGCTACGATGCGTTCGACTTTGATATCACCAAGGATGTGAAAGAGGGCGGGCCGCAGGAGATCGTCGTCTCCGTGCTCGACCCGACGGACGAAGGCTGGCAATTGCGCGGCAAGCAGGTGCTTCACCCCGGCGGCGCGGCCTATACGGCCACCTCGGGAATCTGGCAGACGGTCTGGATCGAGCCGGTCTCGCCGGACCATATCGAATCGCTCAAGATCGTAACCGACGCCGGCGCCGGCGTCCTGCATCTGACGGTCTCCGCGCGCATCAAGCCCGGCCAGGCGCCGGTGTCCGTCGCGGTCTCCAGCGGCGCGAGCGTCGTCGCGACCGCGAAGGCCACTTTGGGCGCGGAGATGTCCGATGAGGCGAAGGACACGCTGCGCGGCTGGTACAAAGCGACGAGCGCGCTGACAGTTACCACCCTGGATATCCCGATTCCCAAAGCGCATCTGTGGAGCCCCGACGATCCCTTTCTGTACAGCATCACCGTGACCCTGAACGGGGAGCAGGAGACGGACACCGTGACCAGCTACGCCGGAGTCCGATCGCTGCGCACGGGTAAGGACGAGAAGGGGAACATGCGGCTGTATCTCAACGGCAAGGTGACGATGCTGCCGATGGCGCTGGACCAGGGCTTCTGGCCCGACGGGATCTACACCGCGCCGACGGACGAAGCGCTGCGCTTTGACCTGGAGGCGTTCAAGAAGCTGGGGTTGTATCCGCGCAAACATATCAAGATCGAGCCGGAGCGCTGGTACTACTGGGCGGACAAGCTGGGGATACTCGTTTTGCAGGATATGCCTGCCGGGAATGAGGGGGATTCCTATACCGATAGCCCCAAATCACCCGAAGCGGCGATGCAGTGCGAGAGCGAGATGCGGACCCTGATCCAGCAGCGCTGGAACCACCCGAGCATCATCAGCTGGAACATGTTCAACGAGGGGTGGGGACAGTATAACACGGTCGCGACGGCGGCGTGGGCCAAGCAGCTCGACCCAACGCGCTTGATCGACGAAGCGAGCGGCTTTCCGCGCCATGGAGCGGGGGACATTCTGGATGTCCACGGCGGAATTCCTCCCAAAAGCGACCATGAGATCAGTATCGACACGGAAAATGGCTCCGTCGGCCTGGCGTCGCCAGGCCACGACTGGCCGATCGGCCAGCTCTGGACGCCGCAAACGTTCGATCCTGCGACCGGCGGCGCCGCGCCGCCAAAGGACGGCAAGCTGGCGATCGTCGACGACGCTTCAAAACAATGGTTCACCCGGCATGTGCGCGGCATGTTCCGCGGGCTCTGGGCCAACGCCGACAGCACCGGCCAGACCGGCGATTCGTACTGCCAGATCACGGATGTGGAGACGGAAGAAGACGGCCTGATCAGCTACGACCGCGCCATCTGGAAAGTGGACCCCGCGCCGATTCGCGCCGCCGCGCGGGGCGAAGGGCGGGCGCAAAACGTCACGCCTCTCATCCCGACCGCTCAGACCGAGCCGGCCGAGTGGAGCTACACGACGAACACGCCGGCGGACAACTGGTTCGCGCCGTCGTTCCGAGCCGCCGGCTGGCAAACCGGCAAGTCCGTCTTCGGCGCGGGCGTCGGCAAGGTCGCCACGCCATGGACTACCTCCGACATCTGGCTGCGCAAGGAGTTCACACTGGCGTCCACGCCCAAAGCCCCGCTGCTGAGCATCCTGCATGATGAAGACTTCAAAGTCTACCTCAACGGCGTGCTGGCGGATCAGGAAGGCGGTTACAACGGATCGTATGATGATTTCGAGATCGACCCCAAGGCCGCCGCGACGCTGAAACCCGGCAAGAACGTCATCGCCGTGTACTGCCATCAGACGACGGGAGGACAGGGGATCGACGTCGGGCTATTCGATCGAAAATAA
- a CDS encoding GDSL-type esterase/lipase family protein, which translates to MSILTERGAGEDRPVGEVHDGNLVEETPALGPVTEVQDPLVPLHAYWPDNPDGWRDRGRELAREARSLDSRILFLGDSITQGWGAEGLAVWEARFAPLKAANMGIGGDRTQQILWRLGDGALEGLCPKVVVLLIGVNNLWKDVHEFGAARVADGVAAVVDAIGRHCPGAVILAIGILPTQADPENPMRAIVREVNALVRERLTTRGDQVRSIDLSAVFLEPDGAISPEIMPDACHLSAQGYARFADALEPWIHDILGDDKV; encoded by the coding sequence ATGAGCATATTGACCGAGCGGGGAGCCGGGGAGGACCGTCCGGTCGGCGAAGTTCACGATGGGAATTTGGTGGAGGAAACGCCGGCGCTTGGGCCGGTCACGGAGGTGCAGGACCCGCTCGTCCCGCTGCACGCTTATTGGCCGGACAATCCCGACGGCTGGCGGGACCGGGGGCGCGAGCTCGCCCGGGAAGCGCGGAGCCTGGATTCGCGGATTCTCTTTTTGGGCGACTCGATCACGCAGGGGTGGGGCGCCGAGGGGCTGGCCGTGTGGGAGGCGCGTTTCGCTCCGCTGAAAGCGGCGAACATGGGCATCGGCGGCGATCGAACGCAGCAGATCCTCTGGCGTCTGGGCGACGGCGCGCTCGAAGGTCTTTGTCCCAAAGTCGTCGTTTTGTTGATCGGCGTCAATAACCTCTGGAAGGACGTGCACGAGTTTGGCGCCGCGCGCGTCGCGGACGGCGTGGCGGCGGTCGTGGACGCCATCGGGCGCCATTGTCCTGGCGCGGTGATCCTGGCGATCGGGATCCTGCCGACCCAGGCGGACCCGGAAAATCCGATGCGCGCCATTGTGCGCGAAGTCAATGCTCTGGTGCGGGAACGCCTGACGACCCGGGGGGACCAGGTGCGCAGCATCGATCTGTCCGCCGTGTTTCTGGAGCCGGATGGAGCGATTTCGCCGGAGATCATGCCCGACGCTTGCCACCTCTCGGCGCAGGGCTACGCGCGCTTCGCCGACGCCCTGGAGCCTTGGATCCACGACATACTGGGAGACGACAAAGTCTGA
- a CDS encoding amylo-alpha-1,6-glucosidase codes for MHLDLTQVPFSRAGSYLALSLRDPDDARPWEQRPGDALYLRTIHGDRETDRVFRLEMLSVAGEESRTIPFEVEASPHLLRLRAGGGAVVDICLTSANGARLRGGGGAGLRLTLEKIGSYGNAQPFDREGRWLINAWPVRMTYLLSPLAGRMAVTAPVKTMRAERIGVDLLPTDEGGGFETLIEEFLVQHPIAASRDSFDRIAAEAGAEFEAFLAAQPPVPGRLQSTADLMAYVQWSAVAAPEGHLKRPAMLMSKNHMTNVWSWDHCFNALALTPHAPGLAWDQFRIPFDHQDAAGALPDSVNDKSVVRSFTKPPIHGWALRGLRESDRLGYFTDDVLAEIYEPLSRWTRWWLTERDQDADGAPQYNHGNDSGWDNCTVFDVGFPLEGPDLSAFLILQMDALADLAARLGRIGDSERWTRQADGLLERMMAHFWRGDRFVAVRSEDHTAVAPGDCDSLFPFLPLVLGDRLPMEARAPLIAGLLAPGRFLTEYGLATEAISSPQHEADGYWRGPIWAPPVLLIADGLRRMGETAAARDIAERFCRVVARSGAAENFHAQSGAGLRDRAYTWTASVFLILARGYLSL; via the coding sequence ATGCATTTAGATCTGACACAAGTTCCGTTCAGCCGGGCAGGCTCCTATCTCGCTCTTTCGCTGCGAGATCCCGACGACGCGCGGCCCTGGGAGCAGCGGCCGGGTGACGCGCTTTATCTCAGGACCATTCACGGCGATCGTGAGACAGACCGCGTCTTTCGTCTGGAGATGCTGAGTGTGGCGGGGGAAGAGTCGCGGACGATACCATTCGAGGTGGAGGCGTCCCCGCACCTCCTGCGCCTGCGGGCCGGCGGCGGAGCCGTCGTGGACATCTGCCTGACCTCGGCAAACGGCGCGCGCCTGCGCGGCGGCGGCGGAGCGGGGCTGCGGCTGACTCTGGAAAAGATCGGCTCCTACGGCAACGCGCAGCCATTCGACCGTGAGGGACGCTGGCTCATCAACGCCTGGCCGGTCCGGATGACATATCTGCTGTCGCCGCTGGCGGGACGGATGGCGGTCACGGCGCCGGTGAAGACCATGCGCGCCGAGCGCATCGGCGTGGATCTGCTGCCAACCGACGAAGGCGGCGGCTTTGAAACGCTGATCGAGGAGTTCCTGGTCCAGCATCCCATCGCCGCATCCAGGGATTCCTTCGACCGGATCGCGGCGGAGGCCGGGGCGGAGTTTGAAGCGTTCCTCGCCGCGCAGCCGCCGGTTCCGGGACGCCTGCAATCGACGGCGGACCTGATGGCCTACGTTCAGTGGTCCGCCGTCGCCGCGCCCGAAGGGCATCTGAAGCGCCCGGCGATGCTGATGAGCAAGAACCACATGACCAATGTCTGGAGCTGGGATCATTGCTTCAACGCGCTGGCGCTCACTCCCCACGCGCCCGGTCTGGCATGGGATCAGTTTCGCATTCCGTTCGACCACCAGGACGCCGCCGGGGCTCTGCCGGATTCTGTCAATGACAAGTCCGTGGTCCGAAGCTTCACCAAGCCCCCCATCCATGGCTGGGCGCTGCGCGGCCTGCGGGAAAGCGATCGGCTGGGATACTTCACGGACGACGTTCTGGCTGAGATCTATGAGCCGCTCTCCCGCTGGACGCGCTGGTGGCTGACCGAACGGGATCAAGACGCAGATGGAGCGCCGCAGTACAACCACGGCAACGACTCGGGATGGGATAACTGCACGGTCTTCGATGTCGGCTTCCCTCTGGAGGGGCCGGACCTGTCGGCGTTTTTGATCCTGCAAATGGACGCGCTTGCCGATCTCGCCGCGCGTCTCGGGCGAATCGGGGATTCGGAGCGCTGGACCCGGCAGGCGGACGGGCTGCTGGAGCGGATGATGGCCCATTTCTGGCGCGGCGACCGTTTCGTCGCCGTACGCTCCGAAGACCATACGGCGGTCGCGCCCGGAGATTGCGACAGCCTGTTCCCCTTCCTGCCGCTCGTGCTCGGGGATCGGCTGCCCATGGAAGCCCGCGCGCCGCTGATCGCCGGCCTGCTTGCGCCGGGCCGTTTTTTGACCGAATACGGCCTGGCGACGGAGGCGATTTCCAGCCCGCAGCACGAAGCCGACGGCTACTGGCGCGGGCCGATCTGGGCGCCTCCCGTACTTTTGATCGCCGACGGACTGCGCCGGATGGGGGAAACCGCCGCCGCTCGCGATATCGCCGAGCGCTTCTGCCGCGTCGTCGCGCGGAGCGGCGCCGCCGAGAACTTCCACGCCCAATCGGGCGCCGGCCTCCGTGACCGCGCCTATACCTGGACCGCGAGCGTGTTTCTGATCCTTGCACGCGGCTATCTGAGCCTTTAG
- a CDS encoding alpha-amylase family protein produces MPPSPESALRGRQVHLDFHTSPLIPDVGVDFDVEDFTRTLRAAHIDSVTVFGKCHHGMCYYPATTGTPHPALGGRDLLGEQLQALHRAGIRAPIYTTIVWEEDAAQKHPEWRQVRRNGAFAGTEGARSHPGSWKWLNFLHPDYQEYIEAHVLEILDRYGDDVDGLFFDILMMHHDADWSESGIAFRQAHGLMTPDAATQSRFESLAQQAFTDRFSRLARSRRPNATLFYNSPHHLFVTSGVGSRSRLPASSHVEIESLPSGDWGYHHFPRMARLVSTWRRDDGASVPWLGMTGRFQKQWGDFGGVKPQAALEYECFRAQALGGGCSVGDQLPPRGVLDRVAYDLIGAVYAQVEAAEPFYAGSEPLPQIGIVLPGYPGRDERSTDLSLEGAVMFCEESHYDCVVLDEQGDLSDLELVILPDSVVVTPALGERLHRYYEAGGRLLLSHKSGCDADGEWALPFLPLAFQGETETWPTYWRTRPTFSEAMSRSDRVCYSRGVNLQVRSETEVLIERVLPYFQRTDVHYCSHFQTPPVRDAGPFPAAVAGERFVCFADPIFGEYRQTGNLVARDGARAATERLIGAPTFGAGLPTTILCAPRRRGDDLLITLLHYIPVRKALDIDIIEERSSFAGLSLRLPGYGTVQIFDPRDPLTRNPDGSVLLPNAAGRLLLEAPGYFCAA; encoded by the coding sequence ATGCCTCCCTCCCCGGAGTCGGCCTTGCGGGGCCGTCAGGTTCATCTCGATTTCCATACCTCTCCCCTGATTCCCGATGTCGGCGTGGATTTCGATGTGGAAGACTTCACGCGGACTCTGCGCGCGGCGCATATCGACAGCGTCACCGTGTTCGGCAAGTGCCACCATGGGATGTGCTACTACCCCGCCACGACGGGGACGCCGCATCCCGCGCTGGGCGGACGCGACTTGCTGGGCGAACAGCTTCAGGCGCTGCACCGGGCCGGGATCCGCGCGCCGATCTACACCACGATTGTCTGGGAAGAGGACGCCGCGCAAAAGCATCCTGAATGGAGGCAAGTGCGCAGGAACGGCGCGTTTGCGGGGACCGAAGGCGCAAGGTCGCATCCCGGCTCCTGGAAGTGGCTTAACTTCCTCCACCCCGACTACCAGGAGTATATTGAGGCGCACGTGCTGGAAATCCTGGATCGCTATGGGGACGACGTGGACGGCCTGTTTTTCGATATCCTCATGATGCATCATGACGCGGACTGGAGCGAATCCGGGATCGCCTTTCGGCAAGCCCATGGGCTGATGACGCCGGATGCGGCCACGCAGTCTCGTTTTGAAAGCCTGGCGCAGCAGGCGTTCACCGATCGATTTAGTCGATTGGCGCGCAGCCGGCGGCCGAACGCGACGCTGTTTTATAACTCACCCCACCATCTCTTTGTCACGTCGGGCGTCGGCTCCCGGTCCCGGCTGCCCGCCAGCAGCCACGTCGAGATCGAATCGCTGCCCTCGGGAGACTGGGGATACCATCACTTCCCAAGGATGGCCCGCCTGGTGTCCACCTGGCGGCGCGACGATGGGGCGTCCGTTCCATGGCTCGGGATGACCGGCCGCTTCCAAAAGCAATGGGGAGACTTTGGCGGCGTCAAGCCGCAGGCCGCTCTGGAGTACGAGTGTTTTCGGGCGCAGGCGCTGGGCGGCGGATGCAGCGTCGGCGACCAGCTTCCACCGCGCGGCGTTCTGGACCGCGTCGCCTACGATCTGATCGGCGCCGTCTACGCGCAGGTCGAGGCGGCGGAGCCATTCTATGCCGGTTCGGAGCCGCTGCCGCAGATCGGAATCGTACTGCCGGGTTACCCGGGCCGGGACGAACGATCCACGGATTTGTCGCTGGAAGGCGCGGTGATGTTCTGCGAGGAGTCGCATTACGACTGCGTGGTCTTGGACGAGCAGGGAGATCTGTCGGATCTGGAATTGGTGATCCTGCCCGACAGCGTCGTAGTTACCCCGGCTCTGGGCGAACGCCTGCATCGCTACTATGAAGCGGGCGGCCGGCTATTACTCTCGCACAAATCGGGCTGCGACGCCGACGGCGAGTGGGCGCTGCCGTTTCTGCCCCTCGCATTCCAGGGTGAGACGGAGACATGGCCCACGTACTGGCGCACGCGCCCCACGTTCTCCGAAGCGATGAGCCGCAGCGACCGTGTTTGTTACAGTCGCGGCGTCAATCTCCAGGTCCGCTCCGAAACGGAAGTGCTGATCGAGCGCGTTCTTCCCTACTTCCAGCGCACGGACGTCCATTACTGCTCGCATTTCCAGACGCCTCCGGTTCGCGACGCCGGCCCGTTCCCCGCCGCCGTCGCCGGTGAACGCTTCGTGTGTTTCGCCGACCCGATCTTTGGCGAGTATCGGCAGACGGGCAACCTGGTCGCCCGGGACGGCGCCCGCGCCGCGACGGAGCGCCTGATCGGAGCCCCGACATTCGGCGCTGGACTGCCGACGACGATCCTGTGCGCGCCGCGCCGCCGGGGCGACGATCTTTTGATCACGCTGCTGCACTACATCCCGGTCCGCAAGGCGCTGGACATCGATATCATCGAAGAACGGTCAAGCTTTGCCGGCCTGTCTCTGCGCCTCCCCGGCTACGGAACAGTGCAAATTTTCGACCCGCGCGACCCGCTTACGCGCAATCCCGACGGATCCGTCCTGCTGCCGAACGCGGCGGGACGCCTGCTCCTGGAGGCCCCGGGATACTTTTGCGCGGCGTAA
- a CDS encoding phytanoyl-CoA dioxygenase family protein — protein MTTVIDSPASLVTEAHLRQFQEKGFFVLEGVIPAAHLEMMRTACGNLIDQIDERADEAGRPRTTKYFFSVWDEPQGANPVKDIAREQIRQFVFSDLMAEITRSLLGDDVYLSYEQFVVKAAEKGGTFAWHQDSAYVPAKHDPYLTCWCTLDDVTEENGTVYMLPYDRAGTRDLVPHTKLEDDFDLVGYRGDDPGDAVIAPAGSIALFSSHVLHRSGPNTTPRRRRIYLPQYSSAPLLDSAGKPFYIAEPFLKDGRRVG, from the coding sequence ATGACCACCGTGATTGATTCGCCTGCCTCTCTCGTGACCGAGGCCCATCTGCGCCAGTTTCAGGAGAAAGGGTTCTTCGTGCTGGAGGGCGTCATTCCGGCAGCGCATCTGGAGATGATGCGAACGGCCTGCGGCAATCTGATCGATCAGATCGACGAGCGGGCCGACGAGGCGGGCAGGCCGCGCACCACCAAATACTTCTTTTCGGTGTGGGACGAGCCCCAGGGCGCCAACCCCGTGAAGGATATCGCCCGCGAGCAGATCCGCCAATTCGTCTTCAGCGATCTGATGGCCGAAATCACCCGGTCGCTGCTGGGCGACGATGTGTATCTGTCCTACGAGCAGTTCGTCGTCAAAGCCGCTGAAAAGGGCGGTACGTTCGCCTGGCATCAGGATTCGGCGTATGTGCCCGCCAAGCACGACCCGTATCTGACCTGCTGGTGTACGCTCGACGACGTGACGGAGGAAAACGGCACGGTGTATATGCTGCCCTACGACCGCGCCGGAACGCGTGACTTGGTTCCGCACACAAAGCTGGAGGACGACTTCGATCTGGTCGGTTACCGGGGCGACGATCCCGGTGACGCCGTCATTGCGCCCGCCGGCAGCATCGCCCTGTTCAGCAGCCATGTGCTTCATCGCAGCGGACCAAACACGACGCCGCGACGCCGCCGGATCTATCTGCCGCAATACTCCTCGGCGCCGCTTCTCGATTCCGCCGGCAAGCCGTTCTATATCGCCGAGCCGTTTCTGAAAGATGGTCGGCGCGTCGGCTAA
- a CDS encoding AraC family transcriptional regulator: MGAPIYITNCGIRLRHDREFDVDRPYGSGDYLFLHFISPIVVHDESGLQEISQDATIVYAPRFPQYFRCPEGRIDHSWMHCAGEGMAEIIQRYQIPTNQVMRIGSLDGLTPFLQSVTHEQLHREPYWEEAIAARTEEFFLSLGRTLVKRHFASQTPYQSELQEMVRRVRAEVHSDLARRWTVAEMAAMVNLSASRFTALYSGFYDVSPIEDLIGSRIRQAMFMLRMDSVTIEAIAEQCGFGSPEHFSRLFRQRAGCSPRRYRQASQ, encoded by the coding sequence ATGGGAGCGCCCATTTACATCACCAATTGCGGCATTCGTCTGCGACACGATCGGGAGTTCGATGTTGACCGCCCGTACGGCAGCGGCGATTATCTCTTTCTGCACTTTATCAGCCCGATCGTCGTTCATGACGAGTCTGGACTCCAGGAGATCAGCCAGGACGCGACGATTGTCTACGCGCCGCGCTTCCCACAGTATTTCCGATGCCCCGAAGGACGGATCGACCATTCATGGATGCATTGCGCGGGCGAGGGGATGGCGGAGATCATTCAGCGCTATCAAATCCCGACAAATCAGGTGATGCGCATTGGTTCTCTCGACGGGCTCACGCCGTTTCTGCAATCGGTCACGCACGAACAGCTGCATCGTGAGCCGTACTGGGAAGAAGCGATCGCCGCGAGGACCGAGGAGTTCTTTTTGTCGCTGGGCCGGACGCTCGTCAAGCGCCATTTTGCGTCGCAAACGCCCTATCAAAGCGAACTTCAGGAGATGGTCCGCCGCGTGCGCGCCGAGGTCCACTCCGATCTCGCGCGGCGATGGACCGTCGCGGAGATGGCGGCGATGGTGAACCTCAGCGCCTCGCGCTTTACCGCTCTCTACAGCGGTTTCTATGATGTCAGCCCGATCGAGGATTTGATCGGGTCACGCATTCGGCAGGCGATGTTCATGCTTCGCATGGACTCGGTCACGATTGAGGCGATCGCGGAGCAGTGCGGATTTGGCAGCCCGGAACACTTCAGCCGCCTCTTCCGCCAGCGCGCCGGCTGCTCGCCCCGGCGCTACCGGCAGGCGTCACAATAA